GTTGGCAAGTTAATTAGCTATGCTTTAGCATGGACTCAGGAGGCATCAGCCACACAATGCCAACGTGAGAGTCAGACTTGCAGGGTGGAGACGCTTTTGTTCAGCTTTCCCTCTTCTGTGGCTGTAGATGTGTGTGATTAAGTGGTGACTATTATGGGATTTCAGAAGGTTAGGTGATGACATTTAGCCTTAGCGACCCAGGAAAGCTTTACTTAAGAAGCGACACTCCTGCAGTGCCTTTAAGGCAGGGAAATGCTGCTGCAGTGTATGTAGGGAAGGATGCTGTAGACTGAGGGAGAGCAAGAGCCAGGAAGAGAAGGGCTCGATTTTTACTGGACTGAAAGGTATATGATAGCAGAAAGcagaatattacaaataaagctgcagcTCAGTTGTGGATGAAAGACAGTTACAACGCTTAGATGTTATTGCTTATACTTAGGGATCCACAGCAGACAAGGCATGATTAGAATTGTCTCTAAAAGCTAATTTGGCTGCATCCGGTGAGCTGGTGTTTGGAGAACGGATCCCAGATGCAAGGTCTGTAGAAGCTACAGAAGCTGCATGCAAGTGTCAGAGAAAGACAAGTGGGGACAAATTAGGAAGtagcatttttttaaacctcatttCACCAAATATAGCCTGTAGTCTACACaatccaaataaaatataaatgtaatataagtGTAAAAAAACCtgttctaatttttattaaattctctAAAAgaccaggcctggagagatgactcagttagTAAAATCCTTGCTCTGCAGggatgaggagctgagttcaaatccttggtgtacacacacacacaccccaagggacctgtaatcccagtacaaaGAGACAGAGCTAGGATATTCTCGGGGGCTCACTGGAAAGTCAGTTGTCACTGTCTCGAGAAAGATGGTTTCCAGGAATTGACAAAAACACCTGTCattgatctctggcttccacatatatgggcacacacatacacatacatttggcacacatatatccacacatatgaatataaacacacacacacacacacacacacacacacacacatatattggtgggtgaaaggggaaagagggagggaaagtaagAGATCATTGATTCATTTAGCTAATATGCTTTTTAGATGCCTAGCTAAATATCAAATTGTTAAAAGCCAGGCTTTCAAAAAGTACCACAGTGTCTAAACCTACAGGGACGgctgaaggggaaagaaaaaaaaaacccaataacaacATATCTTCCATAGGTAAATGCTCCTGTCTCCTAAGTCGTCCATGTACCTTTCCCCACTAGACTTTCTCACAAGACGTTTCTAACGCTGGTTAACCCAACCGACAGGAATGCtgcagaaagcagaaacaggacCTGTGTGAGAAATTTGATTACCTCTACGGCatcctggaggagaggaagacTGAAATGGCACAAGCTATCACCAGGACACAGGAGGAGAAACTGGAGCACGTTCGAGCCCTGATCAGAAAGTACTCTGACCACCTGGAGAACGTATCAAAGCTGGTAGAGTCAGGGATCCAGTTCATGGATGAGCCGGAAATGGCAGTGTTTCTGCAGGTAATACTTTTGGGCACCAAGGACTCAAACCCAAAAGGTGTGTGATGAGAATTAACTATTTAAACTAAATACTATTTAGTATTACTTAAATAGAGAGGGTGGCATTTAGAAAGTTAGGAGATTTTTGCATCACAAATGGAGGAATTAAACCTCACCAACTTCATGAAAAGAATTCAAGTAAGTTTATCTCTGTTGCTTTCACAGAATGCCAAGACCCTCCTGCAAAAGTGAGTACTTCTGTTAGGTCGAACAGCGCATTTTTCATTTTACCCAAGACATTTTACCCCTAAGACTTTAAATGATGACAGAAAATGACAAGTGTCTTTGCTGCAGGATCGCAGAAGCATCGAAGGCATTTCAGATGGAGAAAATAGAACAAGGTTATGAGATCATGACCAACTTCACCGTCAACCtcaacagagaagagaaaattatACGTGAAATTGATTTTTACAGAGGTGTGTGATTTCTTTGACTATTATCTGTTGTGAACCACACATGTAGGAAGGCTGTTGGGTGAGAGAAATGGGGGAACATTCAATGGACACCCATAACTCCACAGGATCCTAAACCAGTGTGATGTTCAGTCTCACCATAAGATCACACAGTTTTCGACAGTTCATCTTTATAGTGTTTTAATGACTCTGGGTAATGAAATTCTTATTATTTGGCATAAGTGGTGATAACTCAACTTCACCTCTTTCCTGGAGTATGAGTTATAGTGGtgtaaaggaaaaaagatgaaaggtgagttgaaaagaaaacacagacatctgGGCTAGGTATGACAGCATATCAACTTGAGGATGAGATAGTGACAAGTCACCGAGTTGGTCAAAGTGTGGAATTAGGATAGGGTCCATGAGCTATAACTGTGTCTTTCACTTTTGACTCAGAATTCCTACTCTTAGAAATCTCTTGTTTAGGCTGGAGTGAGGGCCCtttggttaagagtgctgtctgctcttccagaagttctggtTTGATTCCctggatccacatggtggctcacaaccatctataatgtgatctgatgccctcttctggcctgaaggtgtacatgcagatagatgactcatatacacataatacagaaggaaatctttaagaaaactttatataaacaaggaaatatCCTGATGAAgtacttgagagagagagataataacTCTGGATCAGACCTCAGCTCTTACTGCCTAAACTCACAGTAGACACAAAAGAGAAGATCAAACAGTGCTGGGATAGGTCACTAGCTATGTCACTAAATCGCAGACACAAGTTTAGAACACATCCTCGTCATGGCTTCTTATGATTCATACTTAATACAGTATGGTCTGTCATTAACATTACATGAATGAATTTTAAGGTCAGTAGATTTTAAGAAGTCATAGTGTTTATATTATACTGAATTAAAACAAGTCGTTGCTTTCTGATAGGGAAGAGGGTTGCATTTCCTTTTAACAAGACAGAAATAAGTAAGTGGCAATGCCACCTCTCATCTCTCTAGAAGCTTTCAGATATGGTACCTATGACAGGAATGTGAGCAAGCTCTGAGAGTGAGTTCGTATGCGGGGGGGTGGGTAGGAGCGGGGGGTACAACTTTGTACTGGGGATGAACGCAATGGTTCCTTCACATTTGTTCTGCCTTGGCGAATGTGAGAGGCACGAGGTTGCAGCATAGTATAACTGGACCATTGTCCAGTGTCAGCTAAAGTGATTTCTCTAGCCCTAGGCTGTAGGGGCTAGTTATTAACTGTTTCCACAGCAACCATGGTAGTTATAACATGCTTAAAAATATCTGTCTCactagaagaggaagaggaagaggacgcaGGAGAAATAGATGATGAAGGAGAGGACGCAGTAGAAGTAGAAGAGGTAGAAAATGTTCAAATAGAGTCATCGGGGGAAGAGGAGAGTCCAGAAAAATCACCAGAGCCCTCTCAGCCGGCCTCGGAGCTCCAGGCTGCCCCAGCACCACTACTTGCTGTCTCTCCAGAACCACTTTCATCCACGCCGCCTGCCGCAGATGCCCTGGTGACACAGGTACCCATTCACTAGTTCCTTCCTGCCAGACGACCTCATTGCCCAAACACTCTAAACAACTTAGTCTACTATAAGGAACAACAACTGTGTGCCGATAGTTGTAGGCAGCAGACAAGAGGAGATCAGGACAGCGCCCTCTAGGTGGATCAGCAGGTTTGTCACCATGATAGTGCTTGGTAAGACTTGATTTAATGCCAGTCTTCTACCAACAATGCTCAGATCTGAAGCAATCTCTGtcaagaaagggaaagggaaggagggagggatggaaggagaaagagaacgtctgtgtttgtgtgtgtgtgtgtgtgtgtgtgtgtgtgtgtgtgtgtgtgtgtgtgtgtgtgtgtgaaataagaGCTGCTCATGGGGATTATAGTCTACCTTTTGTTCCTTAGTCAATTAAAACATGGTGTACAGTGTAGAAATTATATAAGGCGAGACTCTACTTGAGAACCGTGAGCCTCGTGTATTTGGTAGCGGAAGTAACTAGAGAAGTCACAGCGGTTCCAGTAGCTTACCATAAAAAGCAACTTTGCCCTTTCTTTGGTGGGCGAGCAGATGAAGCtcagttttctatttgtttgtcaTTTGAAGAAAGTGTGATTCAGGGCACTTGAAGCAGTACCTGTCAGCTTACCTGAGGCCTCCAGAGGGCCACTGTGCAGCCTGGCACTTTGTGTTGACTTCTGGGCCACTTCAGTGCACAGAATCCCAGCCATTGGATGCAGTGGGAACAGCAGGCTCACCGAGGAGGGGTTCTACATCTGTGGGTTGACATTATGGACAGGGACAAACTTTCACAAAGAACTCAGATATGGAATTGTCTGCATAGGCATCCAAGATATAGCACATTTTCCTTCCCAGAACCTTGAACTTCTCAAGATTGGCCTTGACAAGTAGGTCAGTGttggtttttgaaaaataagttttgTGGACCCATGCGTAATGCCAGAGTTAATTCTGGTCAATAATAATTTGCCGTTTGTGGCATTTTATAAGCAACTTTTCACTCAAGGCTTCTGTGTTCCCTCTATCTGGGCTGCCTTCAAGTGGAAGAAACATGCAGATGCCAGTCAGAGGCACAGCACTGTTGTGAGCCTTCTGCTCCAGTTACCCCCAAAGAGCGCAGGGTGTTCAAGCCCAAGAGGAAATAACACCAactgctttttcctctttttctcttttttacttgCGAACCCATCTGTTCTGATTAAGGGGGAGGTGGTGCCTACTGGCTCTCAGCACACCACACAGTCCGAAACTCCGGGCCCTTCAGCAGCGGAAACTGCGGATCCCCTGTTTTACCCTAGTTGGTATAAAGGCCAAAGCCGGAAAACCATCTCCAACCCACCTTGCACTCCTGGGAGTGAAGGTCTGGGCCAAATAGGGCCTCCGGGTGCTGACGATTCCGGTGTGCGGTCGGCAGAAGTGGCAGAAGCCGCAGCCAATGAGCAGGCAGCAGTGAGTGGTAAGGAATCTAGCGCACCTGTGGCTACCTCTCAGGTTAGTGTCCTACGCTCTTGTGTCTGAATGCTTTCCCACACCTGCTGCAgttctgtggagagcagagggaaACCACCACCCTGGGGGAAACGCAGCATTGCCTCGTCCTCCATCTCTGGCTTGCACTTAAGCATTCTGCCTAAGAATAAACAAAGAACCAAACAATGTGAATTCCCTTTGCTCATGGTGACCTCATCCCAGGCTTTTTAGGGGATGGGGTGCAAGCAAGCCTAGCCCTTAGGCACTCTGTGCAAAGCTGTTTTCTCTGCAGTGACTGACTGGCTGGTGTTTctggttctttgtgagttcacTTGGCCTTCCTCAGCCTTTGGGATCTCTCCTCTGGCTTTCAAAGACTAATCTTCTGCTTTGGAGTCATCCCTAGCAGTCACCAAGGAGCATATTTGAATTAGTTTAAATTTGCTCTGTAAAATAAGCTGGGAtttgtgtcttctagaaatgtgCTTGCAATGGTTAGATAGTCTTGGCTCAATTAAACCTGTGCTTCCTAAGCTTGTATTGCTGGGGTCGGGAAACACAGGCTTTCCTGCATTTTTTATAGGGACTCTTGATAAGCTAAAAAAATTTGATAATATAGCTTgataaacttttgtttttatagtgaAAATTTGAAGTCCAACTCTTCCTTCTAATGCTTAGGTCTCTGTGCATCTCCAAGAGCCAACAGAACTAGTTTACCAGTTTCTGTCTGAGGAAGAGTGTTAGTCACCTCAGACTTGGGATTCCTAAAGAAGGTGTGGGGGCGGGGTAAGTGTTGCCAGACAGTAAGCTGCCACTTCTGTGGGTCTGTACTCCAAGGTCATCAGGTGACAGTGAACAAGAAGTGGCAGAATTTTATCCTATCTGCTCAAGGGGACTCTGTCTCTCCAGGTAACAAAAGGAGGCCATTTTGGAGAGTTAAGAGTGTCATACTTTACACCTGATTGTTATTCACAGATACAAAATGACAAGGGTAAATGTTTGTAAAGTAGCCTTTCTAGGGCAAGCTAAggttaaaaagacaaaagcaaacacaaagatATAGACGATTAATTCCTAGAAACTGTAGGGAGGTTTCTGTATCCGAGGAAGACTTAACAGCAGCACAGTTTCCCCAGGAGGAACATGTGGTGGGTCTCCCACCCGAGGCAAGGGGCTTGTCTAAATGGTACTGGAGAAATGATTTGTGATGCTGTCAGTGAAGATGTCTTCTTGTTTTCTCACAGGAGTTAGCAATCTGCCTAGCACTTCTGGCTTTTCTTATTCTCCACTACATCTGGAGTCAGATTCAGTGCTTGATTTTTGCTTTAATGggtaggaaatattttcttttccatttactaacctctcatgtattttttttttttcgtagtATTTCTCTTCTGTAGGCCCAGAGATGCATTTCCCACAAGCCTTGAGACACAGTCCTCTAAAACCATGTGCACTCAGGGCCACGAGCTCTCTCTTCCTTATGGTGCAGGTGCTCGTGCGCCTTTCTCAAGGAGACCCGTTCCTGTATCTATTCCTGCATGGGGAACCCTGACCCAGAACAGTGACTCCTGGGCAATTATTCAGTAATCCAATAGGAGTTAACTCTTTGGGTGGCATTGCACAGGCGGGAGGAGGGGGGTCCAGCTCATCAGAGCAGCGAAGAACTCATACAGCAGGCAGGGCAGCTGTTGGTTTAGGAGCTGTGTTCCCTCTGCCTACCCAGAAATGCTCAGCATGTGCCCTGTCAATAATGCTGTCCAGGGCAGGCTCTGCACTAGCCTAGGTGATTTCTCAGTTCTCTTTAAACCTTTATTCTCTTCAAGGTCTTCCCCCAGAGAGGAGGTTTCTGAGACAAGGACATTGTAAGCATAGCTGTCATTAGATACATCGAATAAAGAGCCAGGCATTAGTGTGCACATAACGACCACAATGAATCTAAATCAAAGAAAAGCCACTATTTTGTTCAACAGCCCTTGCCCTTTGTTTCAAGTTACATTTCTCATAGTCAAGCTATGAGGTTTCCTTTAGGACTGACATCTTACCTTTTGGTTTTACTCATTTAATTAGCAATATTTGAAGAGTTTGTGTGCATGAACTTTTGAGTGAAGGGTTCTACTGGCCCAAGTCCTTTCTCCCTGAATCCTTAGCCAGAAGCAGCCCAGGATCCCTGGAGCTAAAAGGCATCAGCTATTTCTGGCTCCCTAACCTGTCATGCTAGACCTCTTTTCTGTCTCATTAGCCACCTCCTCCGCAGTGGCTGTGGGACTGCTGTGTGTACCAGCTGTGTCCATAACCGTGTGAGCCCACCTTGTGTCTAACAGTCAGCTGTGAGCCTGTAATACACTCAAATATCCTGAGCATGCATTTAGTCTGTTCAGCTGCCACATTATTTGTGGTACAATGGAACCACAGGCAATGGACTCAGAGAAACAGGGAATGAAAACATGGTTATTGGAAGCAGGAGCTAACTGTGGATCTGAATAATTGTCTGAAGAGTTCCGTTTATGTTCCGAGAATGTGGGTTTGGAATCTACCCTTCCAATGTCCTCTGAGGCTGTAAGGGAGCTGTCATGCTTCATGGCTGCCATTCACCAAGCTCATATCATTGTATGCTGACCTTCATCTGCCTGTGTGGTGAGACGGGAGTGAGGCAGGAGGGGTGGGGTTTGATGCACTGGATTGATACGTGTTGTTACTAAGCACCTTGACTGTGTAGTTTTGAGTTTGAGAAAAAGCATTTCCGCACAGcaaagctagcctgatctatgATAGGAGCCACTCTTGGACCTCCAAAAATCTGATGCGAACAGAGTTGTGAAGATGGTAGCGAAGTCTGGTGCAACTTTGGCACATGGAATTCAAAGTAGCAGATAACTATTTGCCCAGTGTCCATCTAGCTTGTTGTGTCACCCTGGCCTACTGCTCTTCCCTGGAACATCTAGCATGTGATACCAGAGTTCTCCCAATCCCCTGATGGTCATTGCTAAACAGTCCCAGGCCAGCAGGTGGTGTTGCCTTAGAAACTCAAGCATCCCAAGAAAATTGCTCACCTTCAAACTCACCTCGGCCTCAATGGCTGAACTGCAAACCCTTTGAGATGATCTATTCCCAGGTGCTTTCCACATGGCCCATGACACAGTAGAACCCGTGCTTGGCTCCAGAACACAAGCACATCATGTTTGCAGACTATGGTCATGG
This genomic interval from Acomys russatus chromosome 31, mAcoRus1.1, whole genome shotgun sequence contains the following:
- the Trim55 gene encoding tripartite motif-containing protein 55 isoform X2, which codes for MSASLNYKSFSKEQQTMDNLEKQLICPICLEMFTKPVVILPCQHNLCRKCASDIFQASNPYLPTRGGTSVASGGRFRCPSCRHEVVLDRHGVYGLQRNLLVENIIDIYKQESTRPEKKSDQPMCEEHEDERINIYCLNCEVPTCSLCKVFGAHKDCQVAPLTHVFQRQKSELSDGIAVLVGSNDRVQGMISQLEDTCKTIEECCRKQKQDLCEKFDYLYGILEERKTEMAQAITRTQEEKLEHVRALIRKYSDHLENVSKLVESGIQFMDEPEMAVFLQNAKTLLQKIAEASKAFQMEKIEQGYEIMTNFTVNLNREEKIIREIDFYREEEEEEDAGEIDDEGEDAVEVEEVENVQIESSGEEESPEKSPEPSQPASELQAAPAPLLAVSPEPLSSTPPAADALVTQGEVVPTGSQHTTQSETPGPSAAETADPLFYPSWYKGQSRKTISNPPCTPGSEGLGQIGPPGADDSGVRSAEVAEAAANEQAAVSGKESSAPVATSQELAICLALLAFLILHYIWSQIQCLIFALMDWI
- the Trim55 gene encoding tripartite motif-containing protein 55 isoform X1; the protein is MSASLNYKSFSKEQQTMDNLEKQLICPICLEMFTKPVVILPCQHNLCRKCASDIFQASNPYLPTRGGTSVASGGRFRCPSCRHEVVLDRHGVYGLQRNLLVENIIDIYKQESTRPEKKSDQPMCEEHEDERINIYCLNCEVPTCSLCKVFGAHKDCQVAPLTHVFQRQKSELSDGIAVLVGSNDRVQGMISQLEDTCKTIEECCRKQKQDLCEKFDYLYGILEERKTEMAQAITRTQEEKLEHVRALIRKYSDHLENVSKLVESGIQFMDEPEMAVFLQNAKTLLQKIAEASKAFQMEKIEQGYEIMTNFTVNLNREEKIIREIDFYREEEEEEDAGEIDDEGEDAVEVEEVENVQIESSGEEESPEKSPEPSQPASELQAAPAPLLAVSPEPLSSTPPAADALVTQGEVVPTGSQHTTQSETPGPSAAETADPLFYPSWYKGQSRKTISNPPCTPGSEGLGQIGPPGADDSGVRSAEVAEAAANEQAAVSGKESSAPVATSQIGSEAPALQGQPPASGSGGGADSEPARHVFSFSWLNSLSE